The Lacrimispora xylanolytica genome has a segment encoding these proteins:
- a CDS encoding helix-turn-helix domain-containing protein: MKERNHVGMLHPKQPGFVLVTGAYKKYSLMDYGISHFYQFDAECDFMTAIPDACVDILFYNTGTRLESRVAGTLLTKSEVETAGKCRHFGVRFLPGVNPVLKHRKMSELVSKEQSYEDMFDSNSERDQLFEALWKEESFEQRIKTFLLFYRKNYETQQEAYSLKSYLRKEIMASAGNLKLNELQEKTGYSLRYLNKVITEEFGMGPKELLRIIRFQNAIDELTKTVNRPDMTRAALDTGYYDQSHFIKDFKEFTSHTPSKYLNSLVTNSYQEKLKVITRM; the protein is encoded by the coding sequence ATGAAGGAAAGAAATCATGTTGGGATGCTGCATCCAAAACAGCCGGGCTTTGTTCTGGTCACGGGCGCATATAAGAAATACAGTCTTATGGATTATGGAATTTCCCATTTCTATCAGTTTGATGCGGAGTGTGATTTCATGACTGCGATTCCCGATGCCTGTGTGGATATCCTCTTTTACAATACAGGCACCCGTTTGGAATCCAGGGTCGCAGGCACCCTTCTTACAAAATCTGAGGTGGAGACAGCGGGTAAATGCAGACATTTTGGAGTGCGCTTCCTTCCTGGGGTCAATCCGGTCCTTAAGCATAGAAAGATGTCAGAGCTGGTGAGTAAAGAACAGAGCTATGAGGATATGTTTGATTCGAATTCAGAAAGAGATCAATTATTTGAAGCACTGTGGAAGGAAGAAAGCTTTGAGCAGAGAATTAAGACCTTTCTTTTGTTTTATCGAAAGAATTATGAGACCCAGCAGGAAGCATACAGCCTTAAGTCATATCTGCGTAAGGAAATCATGGCCTCAGCCGGCAATCTTAAGTTAAATGAGCTTCAGGAAAAAACGGGGTATTCTCTTCGTTACTTAAACAAGGTCATTACAGAGGAATTTGGCATGGGGCCAAAAGAGCTTCTTCGGATTATCCGGTTTCAAAATGCCATCGACGAGCTGACAAAGACTGTGAACCGTCCGGATATGACAAGGGCGGCCCTTGATACGGGATACTATGACCAGTCTCATTTTATTAAGGACTTTAAGGAGTTTACCAGTCATACTCCCTCAAAATATCTAAACAGTCTGGTGACAAACAGTTATCAGGAGAAGTTAAAGGTCATTACCAGGATGTAA
- a CDS encoding Rid family hydrolase: MKRTNYSSGAPLEELAGYSRMVKIGEHIYIGGTTAVQPDGTVFGETPYDQAKYIFTKFIELLKQADADASHVFKVNAFLTDMESAKEVGRAYSEFFKEVRPLFTMVETPKLNRPTQFVEIELEAMTGCE; this comes from the coding sequence ATGAAACGAACCAATTACTCGTCGGGAGCACCGCTTGAAGAACTGGCAGGGTATTCCAGAATGGTTAAGATAGGGGAACACATCTATATCGGAGGAACCACAGCCGTCCAGCCAGATGGCACAGTCTTTGGAGAAACTCCATATGACCAGGCAAAATACATTTTTACAAAATTCATAGAGTTACTGAAACAGGCCGATGCAGATGCCTCTCATGTATTCAAGGTAAACGCGTTCTTAACAGATATGGAATCTGCCAAAGAGGTGGGGAGAGCATATTCTGAATTCTTCAAAGAAGTAAGGCCATTGTTCACCATGGTGGAAACTCCAAAGCTCAACCGTCCGACTCAGTTTGTAGAGATAGAATTAGAAGCAATGACCGGATGTGAGTAA